A window of the Synechococcus sp. M16.1 genome harbors these coding sequences:
- a CDS encoding ferredoxin-thioredoxin reductase catalytic domain-containing protein encodes MSDAPQEPTAESLEVIRKFAETYAQRTGTYFCADPSVTAVVLKGLARHKDDLGGALCPCRHYEDKEAEVSQAFWNCPCVPMRERKECHCMLFLTEDNPFACPEKTQTITTETINATAG; translated from the coding sequence ATGTCCGACGCCCCTCAAGAGCCGACAGCAGAAAGCCTGGAGGTCATCCGCAAGTTCGCTGAAACCTACGCCCAGCGCACCGGCACGTATTTTTGTGCCGACCCCAGTGTCACCGCTGTTGTTCTGAAGGGTCTGGCGCGCCACAAGGACGACCTGGGGGGCGCGCTGTGCCCTTGCCGCCATTACGAAGACAAGGAGGCCGAGGTCTCGCAGGCCTTCTGGAACTGCCCCTGCGTTCCGATGCGCGAGCGCAAGGAATGCCACTGCATGCTCTTTCTCACCGAGGACAACCCCTTCGCTTGCCCTGAGAAGACGCAGACCATCACCACCGAAACGATCAACGCCACCGCCGGCTGA
- a CDS encoding phycobilisome rod-core linker polypeptide: MAIPLLEYAPITQNSLRAGVPNLRVGSDEGSRAYSLEIADDRDNLDTVVEAAYRQIFFHAFKTDRDVNLESQLKDGQITVRDFIRGLVLSDTFKRTFYGFNSNYKVVRHLCERILGRKVNGKGEELSWSIVIATKGLEGLVDVLLDSAEYLDAFGYDTVPYQRNRVLPGRELGDTPFNITTPRYDEYYRGILGFPQIVFTGGPAKKVPARAKIRKGGSPQDYMAWVAEMGGPRGVAPSGGADMDYMSKVPYRSIGR, encoded by the coding sequence GTGGCCATTCCTCTTCTGGAGTACGCACCGATCACCCAGAACTCCTTGAGAGCGGGTGTTCCGAATCTCCGTGTCGGCTCCGACGAGGGATCACGGGCTTACTCCCTGGAAATTGCAGACGACCGGGACAACCTCGACACCGTTGTGGAAGCCGCCTACCGGCAGATCTTCTTCCACGCCTTCAAAACAGATCGGGACGTCAACCTTGAGTCCCAGCTGAAGGATGGCCAGATCACGGTTCGCGACTTCATTCGTGGCCTGGTGCTCTCTGACACCTTCAAGCGCACCTTCTACGGCTTCAACAGCAACTACAAGGTTGTCCGTCACCTCTGTGAACGGATTCTTGGCCGCAAGGTGAACGGCAAGGGCGAAGAGCTCTCCTGGTCGATCGTGATTGCGACCAAAGGCCTGGAAGGGCTTGTCGATGTGTTGCTGGACAGCGCCGAGTACCTCGACGCCTTCGGCTACGACACGGTTCCTTACCAACGCAACCGCGTGCTTCCCGGCCGGGAGCTGGGCGATACGCCGTTCAACATCACAACCCCCCGCTACGACGAGTACTACCGGGGAATCCTGGGCTTCCCCCAGATCGTCTTCACCGGAGGCCCCGCCAAGAAAGTTCCTGCCCGCGCCAAAATCCGCAAGGGCGGCTCACCTCAGGACTACATGGCCTGGGTGGCAGAAATGGGCGGACCCCGTGGAGTTGCCCCCAGCGGTGGCGCCGACATGGACTACATGTCGAAGGTTCCCTACCGCAGCATCGGCCGCTGA
- the sufC gene encoding Fe-S cluster assembly ATPase SufC: MIRPDAELLLDIQDLHASVEDKPILKGVNLQVRAGEVHAVMGRNGSGKSTLSKVLAGHPAYRVTGGSVRYRGQDLFELEPEERARLGVFLGFQYPVEIPGVSNLEFLRVSTNARREKQGEEELDTFAFEDHVHDKLKVVQMDPAFLERSVNEGFSGGEKKRNEILQMALLEPVVAILDETDSGLDIDALRIVAGGVNQLATEDNATLLITHYQRLLDEITPDYVHVMAAGRILRTGGRELALELEQTGYDWVDQELAAQGAA, from the coding sequence GTGATTCGCCCTGACGCTGAGCTGCTGCTCGACATTCAAGACCTGCATGCCTCCGTCGAGGACAAGCCCATCCTCAAGGGCGTGAATCTGCAGGTGAGGGCTGGTGAAGTCCATGCCGTGATGGGTCGCAACGGCAGTGGCAAGAGCACGCTCTCCAAGGTGTTGGCCGGGCATCCGGCCTACCGGGTCACGGGCGGCAGCGTTCGTTATCGCGGCCAGGATCTGTTTGAGCTGGAGCCTGAAGAGCGGGCCCGTCTGGGGGTGTTCCTCGGATTTCAGTACCCCGTTGAAATCCCTGGCGTCAGCAACCTGGAATTCCTGCGGGTGTCCACCAATGCCCGGCGCGAAAAACAGGGCGAAGAGGAGCTCGACACCTTTGCCTTCGAGGATCACGTGCACGACAAGCTCAAGGTGGTGCAGATGGACCCTGCCTTCCTTGAGCGCAGCGTGAATGAAGGCTTTTCCGGGGGCGAGAAAAAGCGCAACGAGATCCTGCAGATGGCGCTGCTAGAGCCTGTGGTGGCGATTCTGGATGAAACCGATTCCGGCTTGGACATTGATGCCCTGCGCATCGTGGCCGGTGGTGTGAACCAGCTGGCGACGGAAGACAACGCCACGCTGCTGATCACCCACTACCAACGTCTTCTCGACGAGATCACCCCGGACTATGTGCATGTGATGGCGGCAGGCCGGATCCTGCGCACCGGCGGACGGGAGCTGGCCCTGGAGCTCGAGCAGACCGGATACGACTGGGTGGATCAGGAGCTGGCCGCTCAAGGAGCCGCTTGA
- a CDS encoding metalloregulator ArsR/SmtB family transcription factor codes for MSASAPASTRDAVLSLLLERGEEDAGTLADAVGISVQAMRRHLRSLADSGLVCASSNASGPGRPSNRWCLTDEGRAQFPDGSGRFALGLLDSMRSHLPEATVRQLLNQQAESKASQYRQSLGEASLEARLEHLARLRRDEGYVTVCSRDDDGVSWRLEEAHCSVQRIAEEFPAVCDQELLLIRRTVPDCRVERVHWRLEGGHACGFRITPLAQG; via the coding sequence ATGAGCGCCTCGGCCCCCGCCAGCACCCGCGACGCCGTGCTCTCCCTGCTGCTGGAGCGCGGGGAGGAGGACGCTGGCACCCTTGCCGATGCCGTGGGCATTTCGGTTCAGGCCATGCGGCGGCACCTGCGCTCCCTCGCCGACAGCGGCTTGGTCTGCGCCAGCAGCAATGCCAGCGGCCCGGGGCGCCCCAGCAACCGCTGGTGCCTCACCGACGAAGGACGGGCCCAGTTCCCCGATGGCAGCGGCCGCTTCGCCCTCGGCCTGCTGGATTCGATGCGCAGCCATCTCCCCGAAGCGACCGTGCGCCAGCTGCTCAATCAGCAGGCGGAGTCGAAGGCCAGCCAGTACCGGCAAAGCCTTGGCGAAGCCTCCCTGGAGGCTCGCCTCGAACACCTGGCTCGGCTGCGGCGCGACGAGGGCTATGTGACCGTCTGCAGCCGGGACGACGACGGCGTGAGCTGGCGGCTCGAGGAGGCCCACTGCTCCGTGCAGCGCATTGCTGAAGAATTTCCCGCGGTCTGCGACCAGGAATTGCTGCTGATTCGGCGCACCGTGCCGGACTGCCGGGTGGAACGGGTGCATTGGCGGCTCGAGGGCGGTCACGCCTGCGGCTTCCGCATCACTCCGTTGGCGCAGGGCTGA
- the sufB gene encoding Fe-S cluster assembly protein SufB, whose translation MTSTSTRDLVSQPYKYGFVTEIETDKIAKGLSEEVVRLISAKKEEPDFLLQFRLKAFRYWLTLEEPDWAALGYPEIDYQDIVYYAAPKQQEKKASLDEVDPKLLETFDKLGIPLSEQKRLSNVAVDAVFDSVSIATTYKEKLAEHGVVFCSFSEAVKEHPELIERYLGTVVSSNDNYFAALNSAVFSDGSFVFIPKGVECPMELSTYFRINSGDTGQFERTLIVAEEGASVSYLEGCTAPMFDTNQLHAAVVELVALDDASIKYSTVQNWYAGDENGVGGIFNFVTKRGQCRGDRSRISWTQVETGSAITWKYPSCVLQGADSVGEFYSVALTNNCQQADTGTKMVHVGPRTRSTIVSKGISAGRSSNSYRGLVQMGPNAKGARNYSQCDSMLIGDQAAANTYPYIRSQQPQAAIEHEASTCRISEDQLFYLQSRGIGFEEAVSMMVSGFCRDVFNQLPMEFAAEADKLLALKLEGSVG comes from the coding sequence ATGACCAGTACCTCCACACGGGATCTCGTCAGCCAGCCGTACAAGTACGGCTTCGTCACCGAGATCGAGACCGACAAGATCGCCAAGGGTCTCAGTGAAGAGGTCGTTCGCCTGATCTCGGCCAAAAAAGAGGAGCCGGATTTCCTGCTGCAGTTCCGGCTCAAGGCGTTTCGCTACTGGCTCACCCTCGAGGAACCGGACTGGGCTGCCTTGGGTTATCCCGAGATCGACTACCAAGACATCGTTTACTACGCGGCTCCCAAGCAGCAGGAGAAGAAGGCCAGCCTCGATGAAGTGGATCCGAAGCTGCTGGAAACCTTCGACAAGCTCGGCATCCCGCTGAGCGAGCAGAAGCGCCTCAGCAACGTGGCGGTGGACGCTGTTTTCGACAGCGTTTCGATTGCCACCACCTACAAGGAGAAGCTGGCTGAACACGGTGTGGTGTTCTGCTCCTTCAGTGAGGCGGTCAAGGAGCATCCCGAGCTGATCGAGCGCTACCTCGGCACGGTTGTCTCCAGCAACGACAACTATTTCGCCGCCCTGAACTCAGCTGTGTTCAGCGACGGATCCTTTGTCTTCATCCCGAAGGGCGTTGAGTGCCCGATGGAGCTCTCCACCTACTTCCGGATCAATTCCGGCGACACCGGACAGTTCGAGCGCACCTTGATCGTGGCCGAAGAGGGTGCCTCGGTGAGTTATCTCGAAGGCTGCACGGCACCGATGTTCGACACCAACCAGCTGCATGCGGCGGTGGTGGAGCTGGTGGCTCTCGACGACGCTTCAATCAAATATTCCACGGTTCAGAACTGGTACGCCGGTGATGAAAACGGCGTCGGCGGGATCTTCAACTTCGTGACCAAACGAGGCCAGTGCCGCGGTGATCGCAGCCGCATCAGCTGGACCCAGGTGGAGACCGGTTCTGCCATCACCTGGAAGTACCCCAGTTGCGTGCTCCAGGGTGCTGATTCGGTGGGTGAGTTCTATTCCGTGGCCCTCACCAACAACTGCCAGCAGGCCGACACCGGCACCAAAATGGTCCATGTCGGACCGCGCACTCGCTCCACGATTGTGAGCAAGGGCATCAGTGCAGGCCGCTCCAGCAACAGCTACCGCGGTCTTGTGCAGATGGGGCCCAATGCCAAGGGCGCCCGCAACTACAGCCAGTGCGATTCGATGCTGATCGGCGATCAAGCCGCCGCGAACACCTATCCCTACATCCGTTCGCAGCAGCCGCAGGCGGCCATCGAGCACGAGGCCAGCACCTGTCGCATCTCCGAAGATCAGCTCTTCTACCTGCAGAGCCGTGGCATCGGGTTTGAAGAGGCCGTCTCGATGATGGTCAGCGGCTTCTGCCGCGACGTCTTCAATCAGCTGCCGATGGAGTTTGCCGCTGAGGCCGACAAATTGCTGGCCCTCAAACTTGAGGGGTCCGTGGGCTGA
- a CDS encoding phycobiliprotein lyase gives MLEISDALSFFRLSCGRWTSQRSQHHLLHRRAEAGASFIVVEELLKGDERLAEIAERNNASVEQIVGGCWVRWSGSMAWDRAGESHEDQTMFGLIPEDETGRRGLLLRDRGYAEKAPVAGQFRMDDENGLILTTDYEMMSSLERFWFASKNVRLRTSTVQGLSNNASFCIETRQLDDVDQPSPAMASNGAALAPFGW, from the coding sequence ATGCTTGAGATCTCGGACGCCCTCAGCTTCTTTCGTCTGAGCTGTGGCCGCTGGACCTCACAGCGCAGCCAGCACCACCTGCTGCATCGCCGCGCCGAAGCCGGCGCCTCCTTCATCGTTGTGGAGGAACTGCTCAAGGGCGACGAACGCCTTGCGGAGATCGCCGAACGCAACAACGCCAGCGTTGAGCAGATCGTGGGGGGCTGCTGGGTGCGCTGGAGCGGATCGATGGCCTGGGATCGGGCCGGTGAATCCCACGAAGACCAGACCATGTTCGGACTGATCCCCGAAGACGAAACGGGGCGACGGGGACTGCTGCTGCGGGATCGCGGTTACGCCGAGAAAGCGCCGGTGGCGGGTCAGTTCCGCATGGATGACGAAAACGGCCTGATCCTCACAACCGACTACGAAATGATGAGTTCCCTGGAGCGCTTCTGGTTCGCCAGCAAAAACGTGCGGCTGCGCACCAGCACAGTGCAGGGACTTTCCAACAACGCCTCCTTCTGCATCGAGACCCGGCAGCTGGACGATGTTGATCAGCCCAGCCCAGCCATGGCTTCAAACGGGGCCGCCCTCGCCCCCTTCGGCTGGTAA